The sequence attttctggtttttcgtgatattctgaattttatttacagttatccatacgcatttacttaaattcgaatcatttagcacctagctagactcttcgactacctgtgtgatttttttcaaggttgtagagcatcgtttactacataattctatgacaatgccaaccctcgattaccccttgcagacccttaaaaCCGGAAATTTTACAGTACATTTTGATGCCGCATGCGCATGACACATTAGCTATGAGGTGAATTCTTCAGGAGTCAGTGACTGAAAGCTGCAAGTTCAAAGAACGGCTTTGGCAGTCTGTCAATTTGAGTAGaatgtattatgtaggtacctacctactagacATACTTCGTGTAAGAAATGCTGggtgatttaataaaaacattagaGAGCTTCCCTTCgcctttaaatttaatgttttaccGTGAAGGTAGTTCTCCCGTCTCTAAGAATTTTTATCCGTCCCCGAAGTCAAATGCGTTTGGCGCCGCTGGCGGCGGCAACTTCAGTACCTAAAGGTAAAGCGTCtccctatcggtatcgtaggTATCGGACGAAacgtattttcataaatgtatggagaaacggcatCAGCAATGACGATGAAGTAGAAGCATTtatgtgaatttctatacaaatgaTTTCTATACTGAATGCGATATGTCTGTGGCGTACGATAACGAAAGGTGGAAGACGAATCGGTTCTCAATCGCCAAAAGTGTGAGCAGTAATGCACCATTTTACCATTAAATGTgggaattataaaaagtttaaatgtgTAGTTACTCTAAAGACCTGTTGCATTGAATATCGAAGTCTAAATGGAGAGAGATTTATATTTTCGattcaaatttaatgaaatggCTATCGACTATCGAGTATACGTGTCATCCGTTAGTGAAATCCCCTATTTTTAACTGAAAGTTTTACTTTCGCTTTTATGCAGAGATAGTAGACTATATTTATGCTACTGATATTGTGGTGATAATGttcaattgttttttattaaaccGGTATAAGTAATACGAATAAATgataggattaggatttaggATCTTTTGCAGCATATTTGTATCTGTCAGTATACAACTGTCATAGAATTCCTTCACAAAATACAatctattaatttaaaatcaacACCGAGTTCGAACGTGATCaaatcaattattattttattcaataaacacacaaataattaaagtCCGCGTGACAGATCGCGATAACTACGCCATTAGCGGGCGGCGAGTCAATCCGTTCAGAAATCTCATTAGCCGGGACCGAAGCCCTAGGACTCCGTAACTCGATTACTGCTCCACGTGACCGCGACAAGGTTGCCCCGTCTCCATGCCAGCAACTTGCCGAGAAGCCTTACAGAGTCCATGGACTAATTTTCCGATGTTTTCTCTTTGCGTTGTAGACGGtgtataagtatataggtTCGTAACTTGCGCCTTGCTCGACGCTGTCGACGCGTTAACGTTTaaccgtgggaattccgagatAAGAAGAAGCCTATGTGTTTATCCATGGTGTCACTTTGCAGCATGgctaatttcatcaaaatctgttcagtagttatAATTGTTGGACCTGCACAGCAGTCTGGTGAGACATTGGATCTAGGTTGATCTTGTAAGAGAAATTCAATGTCTTATACACATGTATACCTCCTAAACTGGCTGCACGATATTATACACTCgggggcaatgaaaaagttccattaagaaaatcaccaaattactcctaaacggaaaaggctagcttaaagacgccttctgcaacattgaagtacatttaaaagagcatcaggatataacaaactaaaaacactaatttaataatattttgtaaaattataaagccaatatttgaaaaaaatggggtcgtttggtgtcggctttttgtgagtggaactgtgTCTTTGCACGTGAATGTATTTGATCCAACAGTGGTATAAACTAGTCaacttatacaaatacatatattcaAACAACAATATTTTCCACGACTCCATTACGACTCAATACAAATGGCGACGGTAGGTAATTGCGagtaaattgtttattaaagTCTAATTAGCCCTCTTTCAGTGATTTTCCTGGTTCAGAAACGTGACATCTTTCTCGGCATTATTCACTGTAAATTGTGTAAATACAAAGAGACTCGCCCGTGTTTCTGAGGAAAATAGGTAAGAATGCAAACCTTGCCGACAATTGTTTGTGTTTAAAACGACGCAGCTAAAGGCGATGGTCATTATAGGtacacctacctacttactagcACCTTAtcctgcgagcttcgctttggGTTTATAGGTTAGACTCAGGTTTATACCCATAGGTGTCAATGGTTTCATGCCATTGCAAATTCACATGGATTTTCCATTTTCATGTGAAATAGTCCATCTATCCATACTTACATGTTTATATCATTAGTATATGTACCCATACTGACTACTTAAGTATTCCACTAACAAATTgttaatattcataatatgtacattatttaggtacttacttaatgaaaatatgaaatcttcaaaaaaatattaaatattaatttagtaagtactaCTAAGTACAGCAGTGAAACTAGTGCGATCCCTGTAGCAGAAAGGTCATGTTCTTTTGCCAGACCAAGTGGCAGCCCACACAACCAAGCCAGTGGTGAAAAGGCCTCTGTAATTACAGTTCCCACTGAAGGTTTCAGTTTTCAGCGTAAAGCCTGCTAGCTACAATAGCTTCACTGACTTCCTTTAGCCTAGATCTGCCCACTTTACTCAACGTTCACCCCTTGTCCCCGGCAACTCGAGTTAGAAGCCTCCACCTCGCTCTTATGTCAAGGTCGGGAGAGCTGAAAGTTCCTTGTTAGGAAGTGACTGTGAGGGACAGTGGAGAGTGTTATGGTGAATGTTAAGTAGAATGCAGCGTATTCTTCACTGTACACGGTTTTAAATGTTCAAACTGCAACAAAGCAATTTCCCTGTATTCATAGAACAGTTAACAAGAGACTTGCAAAGCGCCTACGCTATGCAAGTTTTTTTACTTAGTATCAGACAGAAAAAGTCGACGTTCCTTTTGCAcggacactccatcttgttcctATAttgttaaaagttttcccgtgggaattctgggataaaaagtagcctatgttctttcccagggtctagaccgtatgtacattaaatttcattcaaatccgttcagtagttttggcttgaaagagtaacagacagagttactttcgcatttataatattagttaggatctaCTGGTGAAGAAAATCTTTAGTTCACAGTAACTGCAAATATTTGCAATTAATTACCAAGTAGCGTTCCGGCTCTGTATCTCCTATCTACATTATTGCAGGATAAAAAAGATGAAAGTATTAATATCCGGAGATTATCGTGGCACAGTCATAGTGCTAGCTATCTACGTACACAAACGCAGATAAGAGAATTAAACAAGGTCACAAAGATACAAGTAGTATAAGTAAGCGTCAACATTATGCTTGTTTAAATTGCAAGCTTCgccaatattatattatttttgcgtATGTATGTTAtcagattaacaatatacgagaGAGAtacaagatggtgtgtcacatacaaaaactaaGTCCTGAAAAGCTAAAAACTGTGTGTATTATGTTTACTATCAAACAGTTCTATGTTCAACCTCATTGACAACCAGAAGTTAGTGAATAATAAAACGCACATTGTTAATTCAGTGATAAGGATAATACGATTACAATATCGAAATTATTTGCACAATTAATCATCTTTTAGGCGCATTTTAGGTGAAGGTGGTTGGCCTCCAATGGCTTATCAAACAGTTCAATGACCTGTCGCCGCGCCGTACCTACCATCATTTCTTACTGCGATATACCGGTTATAGTCACCTAATAAGTGGCGCAGGTAGTTTGTATTGGATTTTTCAGATTCACTtggggcctgtttcacaatgtgtGGATGACGACTACGTGTGGGATAGAAGACgagctgtcactctctgtaattttgttttagacAGTGCCAACTACCTACAAGGTTATCCAAACGAttaagggtctgtttcacaatgtctggataatgggcACGAGAGGGATAAAGGCAGTCTTTATCCCTCTCGTCTCTCCTCCCTCTCGGCAGTCTtggccattatccagacattgtgaaacagacccttaaTCGTTTGGATAACCCTGTAGTTGGCTAGAGGTGCCATCCTACAATATAGTAGGCACATGATTATTCCTGAAATGTTTCGTGCtgtcaataaaattgtagGACAGAAGGAAGGAGGATATAAAATtgtgctaaataaataatattaaactgCGTGAAGCCGACGAAACAGATCAAAGTAAAACCCACAAACTGATACATTTCCAgagaaaacataaaatttatggcGTCGCATTAATAGAATTGGACAAGAACTTTTAGAAGACCTTGATTAGGTTTaataaaaagatttttatatcattataaaaatactcgTATACTTacttctaaataaaatacctatattagaaacaaaatacatacaaGGTCGCTAAAACACTTGCTGTAACTGGCACTAACCTTTCGATTTCTATACTTGGAAATCGGTTAAAAAGtaactaaaaagaaaaacagaGATAGCTGACGCAGCCCTAAGGCCGCGTCCACGACGGCAGCGGTTGGAGCGGGCAGAGCGGGTGGCGTGAAGGTACCTTACGTACCTTAGGTACGCTAGTGTTTATTAATTAGTGTTGGTATTATTTACTCTATGGAGaagaatcctaactaatcctaactatcctaactaatattataaatgtgaaagtaactgtgtctgtctgtctgtctgtctgttactctttcacgccaaaactactgaacggatttgaatgaaatttgctatacatatggtatagaccctgggaaagaacataggctactttttatcccggaattcccacgggaaaactttttaaggcgaagcgaagctcgcgggcacagctagtacatattataaatgtgaaagtaactgtgtctgtctgtctgttactctttcacgccaaaactactgaacggatttgaatgaaatttggtatacttacatatggtctagaccatgagaaagaacataggctactttttatcccggaattcccacgggaaaacattttaaggcgaagcgaagcttgcgggaacagctagttacatATATATAAATCTCCGCCTACACAGTCTAAATACTGTATGGATTTGTCATAGACTAGTGTTTAGTCTCGCCCGCTGGCGTCGTGGACGCGGCCTAACGGCGACGGCGATGATTATGAAAAATTATGCTAACCTCGAGTCGAAAAGCATCCCAAAGTGTAGGCCAAGGTTCgaatctcagaataacaatGAATTGATCGCATTCATAAATCTGTTAGAAGCCACGGTTTtgatttcataaatatttttcaaagatACTTAACTATGCGGCGAGTTTTTTCCTGTTGCTAAGTGAACAACGTACATTCGTACATAAGTAACTGCTTCTTGTTCTTATAGTGTCTGCGACAAACCCTAGGGCTAGAGTaggatttgtcaccgtggtgaaaggtaTGGCTAGTCCGATTAGCCTCTATCACTGATTGTCCATAATTGggctgtaggtaggtacgaaaGGAGCCCCCTGAGCCATCAACAGTGCTTTTTGTCCATAATTGGGCTGTACGAAAGTAGCCTCCTGGAGTGACCCATCAACAGTGCTTTATATACGAGTATACGTCGGTACATCCCGGGCAGTCGGCGCCTGAAAACAGATCTAGCTAATCCAGGGCTAATTCTTTCACCACGGTAACAAACCCCAGTGCAGCTCTTGTTCTTGTCAACGACATGCTAAAGAGGAAGAAGATCAAAATGCGTCATCATTGTTGGGGCGTGTTCGCATGCTTATGACATATTTACAAGTGATACCGATATACCTATCTCACTACATCCCGACTCTACGGAACGCTATTGAATAAACAATCTGTTCCGTAATTCATGTGCTTACCTACCGGTTGTAAATGTTAAACTGTGAGATCCACATTATTATCAGTGGCTCAAATCTGTTATGGTGATTTTACCTTTggattgtgttttgtttggATTGCTGTTAAATCCTGATGCTTATGTATACCTTCCTACACTATAGGTTTTGTTGTTATGCCGTTACAACGTGTGTGACTGTGTAAATCATATATACTCTAAGGTGTAAATACTTTATGTAAAcagcatagaataacgagttactactgtacctactcgttattctatggtacaTAGATACTATTCTAGTGccggcgggcgggcgcgggctgcggcggcgcgcgggccggCTGCTCGCGGCGCCCACCGCCCGCACCAACATGCTGCATGAGGCTCCACTCACTAGGGCTATTAGGCTTATCAACAAGGCATCTGAGAGGACTGACATTCTCACATGTTCTTTGGGTGAGTTCGTAAAGGTTATGTTAAATATGTAAAGTGTTGGTTAGTTTAttgtgtttattattatttgtatattttttatgaaagtttttgttattgtttgatGTTTCTGTATTATTGTGTTAGGTCTATCctgttaaataatataagtattagaaataaataaataaataaatcaattctAGCTTCCCACATGATGATCATCGGCTGAAAATCATCTGTGTTAGCACGTGGCCATTTGAACGCAAAACATGCCGACCACGATGTTATGCCGATCATGAAATTCCTGAATTCCCAAAGTTCTAATTCCAATATACCAGAACTTACTACGATAGTGTTTGCCCTAATAGTGTATAGAATGTGCCTCATGTGGCCTATAATTAATACAAAGACAGCTCAAATCCCCAAGTTTCCAAGTTCCTCCCGACTCATCAATAAGTCGGCAACTATGACAAGGTCGTATCGCAAGCTCAGCTCTGGACAAAGTTATAAACGAAGGACCGTGTCTAAACAGACGCTGGCGATAAGTTTGTGTGGCCGGAACTTtgttgttcgtatattgtatGGCGATGGCGCAGTTATAGACTTCGTGGTTTCACCCTTTGAGCTTTGAATGGTAggagtaatattattatttaaatattgggTTCGATTAAattgtacctaggtacctactagatTAAGACAAAGCAACTTGTTTTTAGTTATTCAAAAAATAGcatggtaagtaggtatatggcATGCATCATAGCGTAAATTaccttacaaaataaaattacatttaagaTTCATTTTCCTTGTGACTAATAActataatcatttacttacatcTCAGCTAGTTACCAATTCTAACGAAAATCACGCTCATAACCTTAAATCctctacatttttattaatggcaCTTAGCAAACGATAAAGGTTATCAATCGGTACCATTAAGTGTTCCATAAAGAGAGGTCCAAAGCTAATGGGCCAACGCCACCGCAACCTTGGTCTACTCTCCTtcactacactcgcgagctatgaaaaagttccacttacaaaatgtcgacaccaaatcatcatcatcatcatcacgacccattataTCCCCagtgctggggcacgggcctccttccaatgaaggaaggtttTACGCCTAGTCCagcacgctggcctagtgcgggttgtaGGACAGTGCGGAAACATCTTTCAAAGATTTTAAGATTTGTTGGTTATGTTATGACATGCAGTGCTGGGATTGGTTGAAGTGTTTTGAGAAGACTTTGATACTGAACCTGAACAATTATAatgaaactagctgttcccgcgagcttcgcttcgccttaaaaagttttcccgtgggaattccgggttaaaaagtagcctatgtttttgcgtgaaagagtaacagacagacacagttactttcgcattcataatattagttaggattaggattataaatgcgaaagtaactgtgtctgtctgttactctttcacgccaaaactactgaacggatttgaatgaaattaggtatacatatgctggtctagaccctgagaaagaacataggctactttttatcccggaattcccacgggaaaacattttaaggcgaagcgaagattgcgagaacagctagtattatatacagggtgctgcaaaaagggtatactaagccgaaacctacatgtacagcatggtatatctaagcctgaaactgaaatcagaatttaaaaatttattataccaattttgcaacactctgtatagtTAGGATGACAAACTAAAATAGGTTGATTAATGGTTGCTTAAATTCATTCCCCGATGgaaatatatgtaggtagtcAGCTTGATGTAGACGTCTCCTACAGAGGTTTACATTCTTCCCTGCCTTGCTATGGAAGCAGGCTGGAGGAAATTTCCTTAAACACTAATTGAACATAAGGCCTTCGCTGACAGTCATGATGGTTCGTGCCGAGTCATCGGTCAAGGCTGAGGGAGTGCCCGTGAATTCGCGTCATTCCGAACATCACCGCTTATTAGATGTAAGTCTACGTGGGCGCTGATGTCTTGCGCTGAATACACTTTCTTACATAATCaaatacagggtgagtctttcataGCTGCATATCACCCTGAATAACACGATTAGGAATAGGTTCTGAAATTAAGGTAAAGTAGGTACTGTTCATTGCAAACATAAACAGTGGAGAAGACACACCGAAACACGAGACAGGACCGAAAATGACGGCGTCGTAGGTACACAAAAGGGTTTTCATACAAAGCAAAACTAACTGGGAATCCCTATCTTACTGATCTCaacaattttaatacttactcCTTGATCTAACTTCTCCACAAACACATTCATGTCACCATAACTTAGAACTCATATCTGAGTGTGTCCCACAACTAGAGATTTCATCAAAACTTGCAATCCACGAGGCTATCTAGACTCCAGACTGACATTCAGTTAACCAACTCATCTTATTAAACTTGAAAGGGACAAGCTTCAACACAATTTCCCACTTGCAGCTGTTGAATAAACACAGTTacgataggtacctacaggaTGTTACAAAAGTTGTGTTGAGCCGTTAAACTCAGCGCGTTATTCAGAACAACGCATATTTTGTGACTTTGTAAAAAAACTACTCCTTTACTTACTTTGATCGTGATAATGAtctacctattctattctattctttgtgGGGGTttgagtacctgcacctggctttctcgagtggaacctttgtgcatatccccaaggtttaaattgccttcctaagcttggaccatttcccaccccGCTGGTCCACTCTATGATCTACCTACAACTCAACAAGATTATGTGTGTATATTGTACAATATCCGGTATAGGCACAGTTGCACACATCACAAATAGATGCAGCTATTGTCAACTAGTTATCGCGACCTACATGTCAAGTTAGCATCGTCTGAATACGCCTTTCATACACAATCATGTTGGTTCACAGCTTGTACCTGGATGACGTCATCATTGTTGGTTTAGGCAGGTACAGCCAGCCTCATTAGTAGCTATActcttttgtaccttgtcaaactaacaaaccgacttagtgccaatttctctatagtcagttatctaaccgacagggattgatttattaattatacgtcatctccatataaaattcatgacagatgtgtcaaaagtcaaccactactccctggttatgctctaaccgactatggagaaattggcacttattcatttaaacattgacggtttatgtgtgtgtgtcagTGTATTGTACATCCCACCCCATCCCTATCTACAGTTTCcagaacatcctgtataatacaTTATCTATGCACTCGCAATCAACAGCTCAACGCCATCATTAATTATCGCGTCTCATCTCAAGTTAACACTCTCGCAGTAATGGCTAATTTATCGAACAAGGGCCAATAAGCTTCGTTCACACATCACCCATTGTGTAAACTACCCTTATGTACTGAACTGAGCGAGCCGTTGTTAATGTTGGTAGTACAGGGTAAGTAAACATTGTGTGACCCGAGCCTTAGGATACCTAGtttaattatacttaggtacagtcagctgcataagtagctatacactttcgaaccttgtcaatctgaaaccgcctatccattcattgaagcATTGACGGTTcatcagtttgacaaggtacagaagtgtataacaacttatgcagctgaccgtacattaTGGTGTTTTTGtgcaatacagggtgttaaaatgTGTACGTGCACAATTGCCAAGAGTAGGAGACTTCGTTGGTCAATtcgttattttaaagtaaataaataaatatgtggggacatctcacacacgaccaAGTTAGTCTTatcggtcttatcgcttaatgcgattttttcaagacaaacGAAAGATAGAACTATAGAAAGATATACGTATTTTTACCAATTTTCATGTTGAAATATAGTGTATCATTTATAAAAGCCCCGATGGGAATCGCAAAGTATTTACTATTTACTTGTAGGCAGTTAGGCACTAGGCACATGAGATGTTGAATATACGGTAGGTACCGATGTGTGTGGTCGTGGAACTGGGTCGCACTAAATATTGCTGAAGAGGAGGTGGTACTGTGGGAGCTGGATGCCTCGAATATTCAACGTCCAGATTTAGGTTACATGTACTGGGAGGGTACCATTATTTTTAACCCTAGgtaatgttattgttattgtctTTATTCTATCTATTCATTAAATGGGTTGTGGAGAAAGACATTTGCTATTGATTTGAACCCTTTTAAAGATACTTATACtaacttacaaaattattttgaatgaaacttaaaattccCGTTTCAAACCAAAGATAAAACTAGCAATTTTTAAAGACGCTACTACAGaagaatcatatatttttttaaattcataattttgtttaatgtaGTCTTAACagcattgtatttttattacactAACATAGGTTAAGTTTAATCGTTAGCGttaataacaatacaaatataacGCCCATTCTAGTTGCTAAATCCATCATccaacgttataattataagttaaGTTAAACGACTATCGTATTGCGTATCCCATCACTAGTGATCTAGAATGCTAATACGCAAATTGttgttatagttatagttatagaaaaggtgAGGAcaaccagtgcccattcgccactgcgacGTAAAAGATCTATTGTGACTCCCCTTGCCGAGTCAAATCTCACTAtccaggcccaggtcttttataaacctgatgaTCTTACCTGGAGAGAGAGACCTGACATCTATGGGGGCTAATTTGTAGCCGCCCAAGATTCTGTTTCTCTTGTGAATGATGGCCTCACATTCACAGAGAATATGCATGGGCGTTTCGTCCTCTTCATTGCAAAATCTACAAGTTGGAGTATCGGACAGACCCATTTTATGTAAGTGACTGTTCAACCTACAGTGACCTGATAAGGTTCTTGTCAAGACCCTTAACTGGTTGCGTGTGAGCTCTAAAGCTCGACGCGTAAATTTCTGCGAATAGCCCACGATTAGGGCTCTTGCATGATGTTGCCCTGGTACATTATTCCAAGCCTCTAAGCTTTGGTTCTGTGCCCAGTCCTTGATCTCGCGACGACTGGTGCATTTTGGTAGCCCGATGATGGGCTCGGGGCCCAACGGTAGGCTTTCTGCTCCCAGACGTGCGAGCTCATCTGCTTCCTCATTGCCATTGATGCCACAATGTCCGGGCACCCATCGCAGGGTCACTCTATTGTTAGCTCCAATTTTGTTCAGGATGAGGATGCACTCCATTATAAGTTTGGAGTTAACTTCTGCAGAAGTCAATGCTTTAAGAGCAGCTTGGCTGTCTGacagaataaatatattcctcCGAGTGAAGGCTCTATCCAGGTTTTCGTATGCACATCCAATGATGGCATATATCTCGGCTTGGAATACGGAGGCAAACCTTCCCAGGCTCGCATATTTGCGCGCTCTTGGCCTTTCTCCGTAAATGCCTGAACCTGCCAGGCCTTCCTTTTTGGATCCATCGGTGTACCACACGATGTCTCCCGACCGGAAAGTTTGAAGGGCCTTATCATCATTCCACTTCTCCCTTTCTAGTATCTCAACTGAGAAGAGCCTTGAGAAACAGTACTCCGTTTCCATAGCGTCGGAAGGCATCGCCATGGCATGGGTACTGAGAAGCTCTCGGTGGAGCGAGCTGAACACAGCCGAGTGCCATCGGTTCCTGCCTCCTTCAGCAGCCCGTAGCATAGCTGATCGAGCCTCTTTCTGCACATGTATGTGTAAAGGGCTAAGATTCAGCATGGCTTCCATCGCTGCTGTCGGAGTGGACCTTATAGCTCCAGTGGCCATCAGACACGCTAACCTTTGAAGACTACTTAATAGATCTTGACAGGTTTTTTGTTGGGTTTTCCTGTGCCATACTACGCAGCCGTATGTAACCATAGGTCTCACTACGGCTTCGTATAACCAAAGGGTTAACTTCGGCTTAAGGCCCCATTTTTTCCCAACTAGTCTACAGCACGATCCCATAGCGCACTTAGCTTTCTGGGCTATGTACTGCAGATGTTGATTCCAAGTCAGCTTCTGATCTAGGATTACACCAAGATATTTGGCTTCTTTGGAGAAGTTTACCGTTTCCCCAAAGAGAACCGGTGGTCTCAGACCATCTAGGATCCTTCTTCGGGTGAACGGTACAATTATGGTTTTGCTGGCATTTACAGAGAGTTGATACTCCCTGCACCAGCGCTCTACCATCTTAAGGGCTGTTTGCATCAGATCTGAAATCGTGCTGGCGCTTTTGCCTACGATGGTTATGACGAGATCATCAGCGTAGCCCTGAGTGTCGAAGCGAGCTTCATTGAGCTCACAGAGCAGGGTGTCGACAACAATGGACCACTCCAGGGGCGATAGTACGCCGCCTTGGGGACATCCTCTTGTTATTTTAACCTCAATGCTCTTGTCCAGGAGTGTTGTTTTAACAGTCCTGTTGGTTAACATCGATTCTATCCACGTAAGTGTGGTGTTGTCGATGTTTTAGTCCCTCATACATTTGAGAATGACATTC is a genomic window of Plutella xylostella chromosome 18, ilPluXylo3.1, whole genome shotgun sequence containing:
- the LOC125489921 gene encoding uncharacterized protein LOC125489921 codes for the protein METEYCFSRLFSVEILEREKWNDDKALQTFRSGDIVWYTDGSKKEGLAGSGIYGERPRARKYASLGRFASVFQAEIYAIIGCAYENLDRAFTRRNIFILSDSQAALKALTSAEVNSKLIMECILILNKIGANNRVTLRWVPGHCGINGNEEADELARLGAESLPLGPEPIIGLPKCTSRREIKDWAQNQSLEAWNNVPGQHHARALIVGYSQKFTRRALELTRNQLRVLTRTLSGHCRLNSHLHKMGLSDTPTCRFCNEEDETPMHILCECEAIIHKRNRILGGYKLAPIDVRSLSPGKIIRFIKDLGLDSEI